A single region of the Salmo salar chromosome ssa16, Ssal_v3.1, whole genome shotgun sequence genome encodes:
- the tspan18 gene encoding tetraspanin-18, with the protein MGLGEASARGTAMDRDCLSCIKYLMFVFNFLIFLGGSFLLGVGVWVLVDPTGFKEIVAANPLLFTGVYIILAMGGMLFLLGFLGCCGAIRENKCLLMFFFMLILVIFLAELAAAILAFIFREHLTREYFTKELKRHYQGYNNTDVFTGTWNAIMNTFDCCGVNSPVDFEESLFRRINPNEMVPAACCRRGSHPGDSAYIPQEECLMGNMLFRNNKGCYSAVVDYFELYIYVAGALAIVVLTIELFAMVFAMCLFRGIQ; encoded by the exons gggctgGGAGAGGCTTCAGCGAGAGGGACAGCCATGGACAGAGACTGTCTCAGCTGCATCAAATACCTAATGTTTGTCTTCAACTTTCTCATCTTT CTGGGAGGCTCCTTCCtcctgggtgtgggtgtgtgggtgctgGTGGACCCTACAGGCTTCAAGGAGATCGTAGCAGCCAACCCTCTGCTCTTCACAGGAGTCTACATCATCCTGGCCATGGGGGGAATGCTTTTCCTATTGGGCTTCCTGGGCTGCTGTGGAGCCATCCGGGAGAACAAGTGTCTGCTGATGTTT TTCTTCATGCTCATCCTGGTCATCTTCCTGGCGGAACTAGCTGCAGCCATCCTGGCCTTCATATTCCGGGAGCAT CTGACCAGAGAGTACTTCACTAAGGAGCTGAAGAGGCATTACCAGGGCTACAATAACACTGATGTCTTCACTGGAACGTGGAACGCTATCATGAACACT tttgACTGCTGCGGCGTGAACAGCCCGGTGGACTTTGAGGAGAGCCTGTTCAGGCGGATCAACCCTAATGAGATGGTCCCTGCGGCCTGCTGCAGGAGGGGTAGTCACCCCGGAGACTCAGCCTACATCCCCCAGGAGGAGTGTTTGATGGGGAACATGCTGTTCAGAAACAACAAG GGCTGCTACTCAGCGGTGGTGGACTACTTTGAGCTGTACATCTATGTGGCTGGAGCGCTGGCCATCGTGGTGCTCACCATTGAG CTGTTTGCCATGGTCTTTGCCATGTGTCTCTTCAGAGGTATCCAGTAG